In Dromaius novaehollandiae isolate bDroNov1 chromosome 4, bDroNov1.hap1, whole genome shotgun sequence, a single genomic region encodes these proteins:
- the DAPP1 gene encoding dual adapter for phosphotyrosine and 3-phosphotyrosine and 3-phosphoinositide gives MSQRQEPHPAGQRQLAEELQALGWYHDNLTRHAAEALLLSNGQDGSYLLRKSNEKEGLYSLSVRGKDSVKHFHVEHTGTTFKFGFNEFSNLKELVMHFANQPLIGSETGTLIVLKHPYPRKVEEPSIYESVRVHTAMQTGRTENDLVPNAPSLGTKEGYLIKQGKIVKNWKTRWFTLHRNELKYFKDQTATEPIRALDLTECSAVQFDYSQERVNCFCLVFPLRTYYLCAKTGIEADEWIKILRWKLSQIRKQLEQRNATLKS, from the exons GTGGTATCACGATAATCTTACCCGGCACGCAGCAGAAGCGCTGCTTCTCTCCAATGGACAGGATGGAAGCTATCTCTTGAGGAAGAGCAATGAAAAGGAAGGCCTATACTCCCTCTCTGTAAG GGGAAAAGATTCTGTGAAACACTTCCATGTGGAACATACAGGAACTACATTCAAATTTGGATTTAATGAATTTTCTAACTTGAAGGAATTAGTCATGCATTTTGCAAATCAGCCTTTAATTGGAAGTGAGACAG gaaCCTTAATTGTATTGAAGCATCCCTATCCACGGAAAGTCGAAGAACCTTCCATTTATGAGTCTGTCCGAGTTCACACAGCAATGCAGACAGGAAGGACAGAAAACGATCTTGTTCCAAATGCTCCCTCA CTTGGTACAAAAGAAGGATATTTGATAAAACAAGGCAAAATAGTCAAG AACTGGAAGACAAGGTGGTTTACACTGCATAGGAACGAACTGAAGTATTTCAAAGACCAGACA gcCACAGAACCAATTCGGGCACTAGACTTAACTGAATGCTCGGCTGTGCAATTTGACTACTCCCAGGAAAGAGTCAATTGTTTCTG CTTAGTGTTCCCGCTAAGGACATACTACCTGTGTGCAAAAACTGGAATAGAAGCAGATGAGTGGATTAAAATATTGCGATGGAAACTG TCACAAATACGGAAACAACTGGAGCAGCGTAATGCCACCCTCAAGTCATAG
- the LAMTOR3 gene encoding ragulator complex protein LAMTOR3, with translation MADDLKRFLYKKLPSVEGLHAIVVSDRDGVPVIKVANDNAPEHALRPGFLSTFALATDQGSKLGLSKNKSIICYYNTYQVVQFNRLPLVVSFIASSNANTGLIVSLEKELTPLFEELRQVVEVS, from the exons ATGGCCGAC GACCTGAAGAGGTTTCTCTACAAGAAGCTGCCGAG tGTTGAAGGTCTTCATGCTATTGTAGTATCAGACAGAGATGGTGTGCCTGTTATCAAAG TTGCCAATGATAATGCTCCAGAACATGCACTTAGACCTGGCTTTCTGTCTACCTTTGCCCTTGCAACAGATCAGGGCAGTAAACTAGGACTTTCGAAAAACAAAAGTATCATCTGTTACTACAATACATACCAG GTGGTCCAGTTCAATCGTTTGCCTTTGGTAGTAAGTTTCATTGCTAGCAGCAATGCCAATACCG GGCTGATTGTAAGTTTAGAGAAGGAGCTCACGCCCCTGTTTGAAGAATTGAGGCAGGTTGTTGAAGTTTCCTAA